AAAATCCAATCCTGTTTCTTTGGCTGCCATCGGTGTCAAACTCAAAGGTGTCATCCCGGGAAGAGTATTAACTTCCAGGAAATAGAATTGCTCACCATCATAGCGAAAATCGATTCTCGCATAAACCTCACAACCGAAAAGCCGGAAAATCATAAGAGCATTATTTTGGATTTCTTTGGCTTCTGCTTCTGTCAAATCAGCAGGAACATGATAAGAAGTATTACCTTTGGTGTATTTGTTCCGATAATCATACCAGCCGTTTTTCGGTTTGATCTCAACTACGGGCAGAGGTTTATGTCCTAAGATCGTGACCGTTAATTCTCTGCCTTCAATATATTTCTCAAAAAGAATGGAGTTGCTGAATTTGAACGCATTTTCCATTGCTTCCTGTATTTTTCCCGGAGTATCAATGATTGAAATCCCAACTGATGAACCGGAATCGTTTGGTTTGATAACCAGAGGAATTCCAATCTGTTTCAAAATAGATTCTTTCTGAAAATCATCATTCCCGGAATAAAAGTATCTTTCGGGAACAGCTATTTCAAGGGTAGTTGCTAATTTTCCGGAAAGATATTTATCCATGCAAATCGCACTTGCTCTGAAACCGGAACCTGTAAATGGAATTCCTTCAAGTTTGAGTAAAGATTGGATTTGACCATTTTCTCCGATAGAACCGTGTAGTCCATTGAAAACAATATATGGTTTGATCTCATTTATTTTTTCTATCAATTTCAGATAAGAAGAAAACTGGGAGGGATCGAGAATTATCGTTTGAAAATCCTTCTTTTCCAGAGCTGCTGCTATTTCATTGGAAGTGATCTCGGAGATTTCCTTTTCCTCCGAAACACCTCCCGACAAAACAACGATTTTCCTATTTCTTTTCATAGTGCTGATAAATCTTTTTTGGACAATTTATGTCAAGAAATATTGCATATAGAATCTAAATCAAAGAAAAAATCAGGATAAGATTTCGTTACCGAATTCATATTTTTAATGGTTATATAAGGAAAGATCGCTTTTAAAATCGAGAAAGCCATCACTATTCTATGGTCATTGTAAGTTTCGAGAAAAACATCTTTCGGGGGCTTTGTTAGCGGATGAATTATTAAAGAATTCTTCTTGAATTCAATCTTTCCACCGATTCTCTTTATCTCATTGAGTAAAGCAGAAATTCTATCTGATTCTTTAAATCTCAGATGTGAGATATTCCTGATGATCGTTTTTGAATCTGCAAATAAAGATAAAACCACCAAAGTCGGAACCTGATCCGGCATATTTCTCATCTCAACCTCAATTCCATTAAGTTTTTTCCTTTTAACACAAATACGATCATCTTCATCCGAAATCTCAGCACCCATTTTTTTAAGGATTCCTAAAAATTTGAAATCAGGTTGAACTGAATCCAAATACCAGTTGGAAGTGCAAATATTATTATTGCTCAAAGTTCCTAAAGCCCAGAAATAACAGGCAGAAGAAAAATCAGGTTCGATGTAAAAATCTGATAAATTAAAGTATTCCTGACCTGACTGAATTTTAATTTTATTATTAAGGGAAAATTCTGATTCAATCCCAAAATCACTCATGATTTGTAGAGTCATTTCAATATATGGTCTTGAGACGATTTCTCCTTTTAGAGAGATTTCCAAATCCTGTTCATAACACGGAGCTATCAGAAGTAATGAACTAATGAACTGACTGCTGATATTTGCCGGAATTACTATTTTCCCGCCTTTCAGTTTTTTACCTTTCACTGTTATCGGAAATCTATCATCATTGATTTCTGCTCCCAACTGATTCAAAATTTTAACCAATGGTTTTATCGGTCTCTTCTGAAGTTGCGGACTGACATCGATGGTTGTTTCCAATCCATTTTGAGAAGCGAGTCGTGAAAGTAAAAACCTGAATCCTGTTCCTGAATCCTTGATAAATAATTGAGATGGACTTTTCATTTTATCAGGTGGAACAAGGATCAGATAATCTTCATCTGAATAAAATCTAAATCCAATTTTCATTAAATTTTCCACCATTGTATTAAGATCATCACATCGGGAAAAATTATAGATTTTAAAAGAAGATTCAAAAAAAGTAGAAATTATTAAGATCCGGTTCAGAATAGATTTCGAACCTTGCAGTTCGACAAAACCTTTGGCATTAAATTCAATTTTCATTTTCTAAATATCCTGCAAAGTTTTAAACTTTCAGATAAGATTTTGGTCAATCTTTTTCTATCTTATTCCAATAAAAAAAAATTCTTCCGTTAAATCTACGAATCTATCGAAGGAAACAAGTTCGAATTAATTACATTTTGGTTGTTATAATTATGAAGATACAGAA
This genomic stretch from Candidatus Cloacimonadota bacterium harbors:
- the aroA gene encoding 3-phosphoshikimate 1-carboxyvinyltransferase — translated: MKIEFNAKGFVELQGSKSILNRILIISTFFESSFKIYNFSRCDDLNTMVENLMKIGFRFYSDEDYLILVPPDKMKSPSQLFIKDSGTGFRFLLSRLASQNGLETTIDVSPQLQKRPIKPLVKILNQLGAEINDDRFPITVKGKKLKGGKIVIPANISSQFISSLLLIAPCYEQDLEISLKGEIVSRPYIEMTLQIMSDFGIESEFSLNNKIKIQSGQEYFNLSDFYIEPDFSSACYFWALGTLSNNNICTSNWYLDSVQPDFKFLGILKKMGAEISDEDDRICVKRKKLNGIEVEMRNMPDQVPTLVVLSLFADSKTIIRNISHLRFKESDRISALLNEIKRIGGKIEFKKNSLIIHPLTKPPKDVFLETYNDHRIVMAFSILKAIFPYITIKNMNSVTKSYPDFFFDLDSICNIS
- a CDS encoding D-alanine--D-alanine ligase is translated as MKRNRKIVVLSGGVSEEKEISEITSNEIAAALEKKDFQTIILDPSQFSSYLKLIEKINEIKPYIVFNGLHGSIGENGQIQSLLKLEGIPFTGSGFRASAICMDKYLSGKLATTLEIAVPERYFYSGNDDFQKESILKQIGIPLVIKPNDSGSSVGISIIDTPGKIQEAMENAFKFSNSILFEKYIEGRELTVTILGHKPLPVVEIKPKNGWYDYRNKYTKGNTSYHVPADLTEAEAKEIQNNALMIFRLFGCEVYARIDFRYDGEQFYFLEVNTLPGMTPLSLTPMAAKETGLDF